In the Streptomyces sp. NBC_00193 genome, TCACCGGGGCGCTGGAGATAGACGAACTCGCGGTACGCCCCTACGCCCGCGGCCGCGGCACCGCCCGGGACCTGCTCACGGAGATCACCACCGACGCCCCGGACCGCCGCGCCTGGCTGCTGACCAGCCGCCTGGCCAAGAACACGGTGGCCACGTACCGACGCCTGGGCTGGCACGAGGTCGCACCGCTACCCGGCACGGAGACGGGCGTCATCGTCTTCCTGTCCCCGGACCACCCGAACCGGGCGGCGTAGCGGGGCGGTCCCTCCCGCACCTCGCCCGGGCGGCCCCGCCCGCCGGGACCGGCCCCAGTCGCCTCCGTACGGCGACGGCCGAGAGCTGCCCCTGCCTCCGCGGGGCGCCCGAACACGTCCGAAGAAGGAACACCCGTCACCCACGCCGGCCCGCCCGGCCCTTCGGCGGGACCGGGGAGACCCGGTCCCCGGCCGCCCCCGCCCCCGCCCCCGCGGCGAGCGGCAGCCGACGCCCTCCTCACCCCGGCGGGCGGACCCGCCAGCCGTGCCCGGACCGCACACCCCCTGCGCATCCGCACCGGCGAACTCCCCAACCCTGCGCGCTGCGCAGCGCCTCTGAAAGCCGCGGAACATGCCCTGACCGGCACCCGAAGCCAGTCTCGAAAGATCGCCCGGCGGGGCGTCCAACCCACATGGGCGGGGCATACCGCGCCCATGAACCCCACCACACACACCACCCACCCGCAGCCCCCAACCCACGCGGCACCCGCCACACACCAGGCTCAGACGGAGCCGGCCACCCGCCCGGCGCCCGCGGCGTCCGCCACCCGCCCGGCGCCCGCGGTGTCTGCCATGCCCCAGGCCCGTACGGCACTTGCCACCCGCCCGGTGCCCACCACACACGCGTCTCACGCGGCACCCGCCTCGTCCCCGGCGTCCCCGGGGACCGCCACGCCCCGGACCCACGCTGCGCCCGGGCCACGCCCGGCGCTGACCAGGCCCACCACACGGTCCGGCCAGACCTCGCGGACCACCCCCCACCCCACCGCCACTCCCAGCCGCACCCCCACGCCCACGCCTACCCCCAACCCCAACCCCAACCCAAATCCCACCGCCCGGCGCCAACTCAACCTCGCCACGCGCCACCAACTCACCACCACCGCCGGCATCCCACCCGGCACGATCACCTCCCGCACCCGCCCCGGCGGGCCCTGGCAGCGCCTGCTGCCCCGGGTGTACCTCCTCCAGACCGGCCCCCCGGACCAGCGCCAACGCGCCCTCGCCGCTGTCCTCTACGCCGCCGAGCCCGGCTCCGACCCGCTCTCCGGCGACACCGCCGCCCTCACCGGCGGTGCGGCCCTCGCGCTGCTCGGGATCCGCGAAGCCCCGTACACGCCCGCCGACGTCCTGATCCGCTCCCCGCGCAAGCTCGCCGGGTCCCCGGAGGTACGCCCATCCCCCACCACCCGCTGGCCCCGCACCATCACCGTCTCGGGCATCCCGAGCACCCGCCCGGTACGCGCGGCCGCGGACTTCGCGGCCCGGAGCGATCAGCCGGCGGACCAGATCCGCTCGGTCCTCGCCCACGTGGTCCAGTCGGGCTGGTGCCACCCGCACGACCTGCACACCGAACTCCGCGCCGCCCGCCTCCTGACCCGCCCCGCGATCCGCGCGGCAGCCGCGGAACTCCTCGCCGGAGTCCGCTCGGTGGCCGAGGCGCAGGCCCGCGACGTCCTCTCCACCACGGACCTTCCGACCCCCCTCTGGAACGCCCGCCTCCACACCCCGGACGGCACGTTCCTGGCGAGCCCGGACGCCTACTGGCCCGACGAGGGCGTGGCCCTGGAGATCGACTCGGCGGAGTACCACTACAACCGCGACTCCTGGCACGCCACCCTCCACCGCCGCCTCCGCCTGGAGTCCCACGGCATCCTGGTGGTCAGCGCCACCCCCTCGATGATCAGAGACACCCCGTCGGAAGTCATCGCAGCCCTCCGCACCCTCCTCACCCTGACCACCACCCGCCCCACCCCACCCACAGCCCTGGCCCGCGGCCACCAGCAACTGTCGCTGTTTCGGGGGAATCCCTGACTCCCCTTCTGTCTGCACGCGCGTGCGTCGTTTTCGCCCGCAACGAAATCTGGCCAGAGATAAACAGCATGTGATCGATCGGGATTGACTGGTCTTGATCTTTGCGTAGCGTTTCGGCATGACGATGCGCGAGCTGCTCTTCGAAGTTGGACAGACGTATGACCAGAAAGCAGGCACGAAGGAGCACGTTCCTGGCCAGAAAGTCCTTCGGAAGGTGGCCAGTCGTACCGACCTCGGGGTGCTGGACGACTGGGAAGCGGAAGGCTACGGAGGGAAGGGGACCGCGGCCCTTGCGCCTTGGGTCGGGGTATTCGACCCGAAGATCAACCGCAATCCGAAGGTCGGGCTGTACCTCGCGTACATCTTCAGCACGGATCTGAAGACGGTGACGTTGACCCTTCAGCAGGGGGTCACGGATCTGGAGGAGAAGATCCGTGAGCGGAAGGTCCTCCTCAGCCATCTCGAGCGGCAGGCGGATCGTCTCTTTAAGGCTCTGCCGGCGAATCTGGCCGAGGAGTGGAACTACCGCCCGTCCTTCGGTTGGCAGGAGCGACCGGAGGCGTACGAGGCCGCCAGCGTGGTGGCTCGTCCGTACGACGTCAGCAACCTCCCTACGGAGGAGCAGCTGCAGCAGGACCTTCGCACGGCCGAGAATTTGCTGAGGAGTGCGGCCGAAGCGGACGAGGCGCTGCGCGCCGAAGAGGAAGGCGAGCCGGCGCTCGCCCAGCCGAAGCGCAAGCGGAAGGCCGGGGCTGCTCCGGCGATCGGGTTCAAGCCGGGCAACAGTTCGGCCTACCTGGTGGCCATCGCGGCTCACGAGCAGCTGAAGAGCCGCAAGCACGAGCTGCTGATCCAGGATTTCGCCGCGCACATCGCCGAGCGGGACTACGAGGCGAGGAACCAGCACATCCATCCCAAGGATCTGACGCTCCACCCGGCCGATGCGGCCGCGGGCGATGCCGGAGCGGCCGATTCAGGAGATGCCGTCCTCCCGGAGTGGCTCGTCGAAGCCAAGGTGCTGCGGAACGGCGACGCTGCCGCTGCCGTACGCGCGGCCGTTGGTCAACTCAAGGAATACAGCTACTTCCTCTACGGAGAGAAGGGGCTGGAAGCCCCTCACCTCATCGCTCTCTTCTCCGAGGACATCGGGGTGTACGCGTCGTACCTGGAAGCCCAAGGAATCGCCGCGATCTGGCAGACCAGCGATGGCTGGGACGGGACCGTCACCGCTATTGCCTGGGGAATGGTGGGCTGATCAGGCGGCGCTAGTCCCGTGGCATGCCCCGTAAGGCCGTCCCGATGTGCACCAGCAGGTGGTGGTGCTCGTCGGGGGCCACGGGGTGGCCTTGCCTCGGGCGGCCAGGGTGGTGGCGTATTCCGCCAGGAGGGACGGGGAGGACGGGGAGGTTTTCTCCGAGGCTGCGAAGGCTTCGTACGAGGGGACGCTGGCCGTGACGATGCCGAGGTTCGTGGTGCCCGAGGCGGCCAGGGTGCGGAGGGAGGCTTCCACCTGGGCCAGGTGGGCGTCGTGGGAGGGGTACTCCGCGGACAGGGTGGGGTACGACGTCAGCAGCTCCGCCAGTTCGCGGGCCGGCCAGTGGAGGATGGCCACAGGGAAGGGGCGGGAGAGCGCGGCACGGCGGTCGCCCAGTTCGGCGCGCAGGCGGGCGATCTCGGCGCGGAGTTCGGCGGGGTCGTCGGAGCCGAGGGCCCAGATGCGCTTGGGGTCGTGGAGTTCGTCCAGCGGGATCGGGCCGATGTGACGGGTGTCCGCGACCATGTCCCAGTCGTCGTGGGGGAGTCCGAGGAGGCGGCGTACGCGGTGGCGGCCCGTGAGGAGCGCGGTCGTGGCCGGGGTCAGGGGGGTGTTGTCCGGGGCCAGGAGGGTGGCCGCCTCGGTGAAGCACTCGTGGGAGGCCTCGAGTTCGTCGTGGGCCTCCAGGGCCTCGGCGATGACCTCCCAGGGGGCGGGGTCCGAGGGGGCCGCCGCGCGGATGCCCTGGATGAGGGCGCGGGCCTCGGGCTCGTGGCCGTACTCCCAGAGGTTGGCCGCCTGGAGGGCCTTGATGAGGGACGGGTCGTCCGTCGTGTCCGCGGCCAGGAGTTGGTCGTAGAGGGCGCTCGCCCGCTCGCGTTCGTCGGCCAGTTCGAGGTGGGCCGCGGCCTGGAGGAGCAACGGCTCCTGGTCCTCGGGGTAGCGGGTCGCCGTGCGGATGAGGCGCTCGGCTTCGGCGATGTGCTCGGCAGGCGTGTCGGGGCGCATGCTTTGCAGCGTACTGCTGCTGGTCAGTTGAGGGGGGAGGACTTAGGGTGCCGCCCGTGCGAGATCGCGTGCGGGTCGTGGTGCAGGGGAAGGGCCAGGGCAAGGGCCGGTGGGCGTGGCGTGCGCGCCGGGTCGGTATCGCGGGCGTGCTGTGGGCGGCCGGTGAACTCGCCGTCACCGTAGGCGTGGTGGTGATGTTGCTGGTGGTGCACCAGGTGTGGTGGACCAACCGGCAGGCGCTGAGTGCCGCGCACGAAGTGGTGAGAGAGCTGGAGGAAGATGCGTCCCTCTCCGGGACGGAGGGAGAGGGAGAGGGAGAGGGGGAAGGGCAGGGGGAAGGGGAGCCCGCTGTCGAGGAATCCGTCGGGGCGTCGGACGGGCCGGGCGGGTCCGGGGCCTCGGGTGGTGCGTCCGCGGGCAACTCCGGGCCGCGCACCGTCAAGCCGCCGCCGCGGGAGTCCGCGTACGGCATCCTGCGCATTCCGCGCCTCGGCGTCGCCGTGCCCGTCGCGCAGGGCGTGGACAAGCGGTCCGTGCTGGACAAGGGGTACGCCGGGCACTACGCGGGGACCGCGCAGCCCGGTGCCGAGGGGAACTTCGCGCTCGCCGGACACCGCAACACGCACGGGGAGCCCTTCCGTTACATCAACCGGCTCAGGGCCGGGGACGAGCTGATCGTGGACGTGCGGGGCAAGCGGTACGTGTACCTGGTCGGGCAGACGCTGGCGGAGACGACCGAGCACGACACCGGGGTGATCGCGCCCGTCCCGCGCAGCACCGTCACGCCGGGGGCCGGCTACAGCGAGCCCGGCGCGTACATCACGCTGACCACCTGCACGCCCGAGTACAGCTCCAAGTACCGGCTCGTGGTGTGGGGGACCCTCAAGCGCTGACGCAGCCGATGCGCTGACGCCCGCACGGGCGGGCGGACCGTAGGGTGGGGCGGTGCGTCGGAAAAGGGTGAAACGTCCGCAGTTGGTGTGGCTTGCCGTGCCGTTCGTCTTGTTCGTCGCAGCGCTGCCGCTCGCGAACCGGGTGGAGCCGGCGCCGGGCGGCGTACCGTTCCTGCTCCTCTGGTTCATCGGGGCGACCCTGCTGACCCCGCTCGCGGTCTGGCTGACCTGGCGCGGTGATCACCGATGAGCCAGGCGGCCGTCGCGACCACCGTCTTCGGCGCGTTCATGGTGGCCACCGTCGCGCTCGGACTGCTCGCCGTGCGCGGGCGCGGCGGGGGCGGCGGCGGGCTCGCCGAGTGGTCGGTGGGCGGGCGCTCGCTCGGCACCGTGTTCATCTGGGTCCTGATGGCGGGCGAGGGGTACACGAGCTTCAGTTACCTCGGCGCGGCCGGCTGGGGCTACAACTACGGCGCCCCCGTGATGTACGTGGTCGCGTACATGTCCTGCGGCTACGCGGTCGGTTACGTCGTCGGGCCCGTGCTGTGGGACTACGCGCGCCGCCACGGCCTCGTCGGCATCACCGACATGGTGGCCCACCGGTACGGGCGCCCCTGGCTCGGCGCCGCGGTCGCGGTGCTCGCGACCGTCTTCCTGCTCCCCTACATCCAGCTCCAGATCACCGGAATGGGTGTGGTGGTCTCGACGGTCACCTACGGGGCGGTGTCCCTGGAATGGGCCTACTTCATCGCCTTCGCCGTCACCACCGGCTTCGTCGTGGTGAGTGGGCTGCGCGGCAGTGCGTGGGTCTCCGTGCTGAAGGACGTGCTGGTCATCGGCACTCTGGGGTTCCTCGCGGTCTACGTCCCCCTGCACTACTTCGGCGGCTACGGGGAGCTCTTCGAGCGGCTCACGGCCGAACGCCCGCAGTGGCTGACGCTCCCTGGCGCCGGGAGCGGCGAGGGCGGCCGGGGCGAGCTGGGCGTGGGGTGGTTCGCCTCGACCACCGTGCTGAACGCGCTGACCGTCGTCATCTTCCCGACCACCGTGGCGGGGTACCTGGGCGCGCGGAACGCCGACGCGCTGCGCCGCAACGCCATCCTGCTGCCCGCGTACAACGTGCTGCTCTTCGTGCCGATGCTGCTGGGCATGGCGGCGCTGTTCGTCGTACCGGGGCTGGCGGGCGCCGAGTCCAACCTCGCGCTGTTCAAGCTGGTCGTGGACTCCCTGCCCGCGTGGGCGGTGGGGGTGATCGGGGTGGCGGCGGCGCTGTCGTCGATCGTGCCGATGGCGGTGTTCATGCTGGTCATCGGCACGATGTGGGGGCGCAGCGTGCTCTCGCTGCTGCCGCGCTGGAGCTCGGGCGAGCGGCAGAAACTCGCCTCGCAGGTGGTCGTGGTGGCGGCCGGGACGATCGCGCTGGTGATGACCTACACGGCGCCGAACACGCTGGTCAGGCTCTCGCTCGTGTCCTACGAGGGCATGGCGCAACTGGTGCCGATGCTGCTCCTGGGCCTGGTGTGGCGCAGGCTCACCACGGCGGCCGCGGTGTGCGGGCTGGCCGCGGGGGTCGCGGTGGTCTGCGGGCTGGTCTTCACGGGCCACGACCCGGTGTGGGGCGTGAACGCGGGCACGGTCGCCCTCGCGGTGAACCTGGCGGTCGCGCTGACGGTGACCTGGCTCGGCCCCCGGGAGGGGGCGCGGAGCGGGGCGGGGGACCCCCGGCCGGACGAGGAGGTGCTGGCGCGCGATCCGCTGCCCGGGGCCGGGGCCGGGGCCGGGGCCGGGGACGAAAACGAGATCCCGTCCGTTGTCAGTGCGCGCGGTTAGTATCGATCGCGAGTACGAGTTACGGGTGCGGGCGTGAGTCGCGGATCTCTTACGGGAGTTCGTGCGCGGGAGCAGCGGGAGGGGGCGGTTCGCATGGCAGAGCACAGCGGGCTTCGCCCCGTGCGGTTCCGGTTCCGGTTCACGGCGCCGTCCGCGCGACTGACGGCGCTGCTGGCCTCGCTCCTGGTGCTCGGAGGCTTCCTCGGGCTGTTCGCCGGGGAGGGCGGGCTCGGCACGGTCGTCGTGGTCCTTGCGGCGACCTTCGCCGTGGGTGCCTCGGTCCTGGCCGCCCGGCTGGTCCGGCCGGTGCCGCCACATCGCATACGTACCGCGATCCGTGATCGCGAGCAGCGCACGGCGTTCCTGCCGCAGCGCGATCCCGACGCTTCAGGCCGGTCGCGGCCCAGGGCGCCCGGCCGTCCCCTTCCGACGGCCGCGTAGGGGCGCGCAGCTCCTTCCTCCCGATCGCTTCTGATCGCCACACCTTGCCGCCCCTCGCGGGTCGTCACGCCGAAACGCATCTCTTTCGACGTTCGACGAGTCCCTTCGGAGGGCCCACGTGTCCGTTTTCATCGATCTTGTTGCTGTGCTGGGCCGGCTCCTGGAGCCGGTGCTGGCCGAGTCCGCGACCGCTGCCGCGATCGTGCTGTTCACCGTGCTCGTGCGGCTCGCGCTGCACCCCCTGAGCCGGGCCGCCTTCCGCGGGGCGACTCCGGTGGCGGGCATCCTGCCGGTGCTGCTCCAGCTGCCGGTGTTCTTCCTGATGTACCGGGCGTTCTCCTCGGCGGAGATCGGCGGGGGCGCCAACGAGCTGCTCGGCCACCGGCTGTTCGCCGCGCCGCTCGGGGACCGGTGGACCGAGGCGCTGGGGGAGGGCGGCCTCTTCGGCGAGCGGGGGCTCGTGTTCCTCGGGCTGTTCGCGGTCGTCGCGGTGGTGGCCGCGTGGAGTGCGGCGCGCGCACGCAAGACGGCGGCGCTGATGGCCGCCACGGCCGCGGCCTCGGCTACTGCTGCCGCCACCGTCAGGGGCAAGGCCGCCAAGGGGAAGGCCTCCGGCGCCAAGGCCTCCGGCGCCAAGGCCGCCGGAGCTGCCGTCGCCCTGACCGCGGAGCAGCAGGAGCTCATGCGCAAGGTGGGCGGCGTACTGCCCCTGCTGTCCTTCGGGACGCTGATCACGGCCGCCGTGGTGCCGCTGGCGGCCGGGCTGTACCTGGTCACGACCACCGCGTGGTCGGTCGCCGAGCGCGCCTGGCTCCAGTACCGGAAGGACCGGGCGGAGCGTGTGGAGGGGGCGGTCAGCGGAGCAGAGCGTTCCGCCATGTGAACAGGGTCTTGCGGATGAGGCCGACATCTTGGAGGATCGACCAATCCTCCGATGGCCGCAACCCATCGTCCGGCCCGGGGCATGCCCATGGGTCGACCATCCTCGACCACGGGAGAATGCCCATGAAGCTGCTGCGTGTAGGACCCGTCGGGTCGGAGCGCCCCGCGCTGCTCGACCAGGACGGGACCCTGCGGGACCTGTCCGGCCTGATCACGGATGTGGACGGCGCCCTGCTCGCCGACGACTCCGTGCTGTCCCGAGTACGGGACGCGGCCGGATCCGGTGAGCTCCCGGTGCTGGACGCCGAGGGTCTGCGGATCGGGTCCGCCGTCGGCCGCATAGGCAAGGTCGTGGGCATCGGCCTGAACTACCACGGGCACGCGGCCGAGGTGGGCGCCGAGGCGCCGGCCGAGCCGATCGTGTTCCTCAAGGCCCCGGACACCGTGGTCGGCCCCGACGACACCGTGCTGATCCCGCGCACCAGCGTCAAGACCGACTGGGAAGCCGAGCTCGGCGTCGTCATCGGTGCCACCGCCCGCTACCTGGCCTCCCCCGAGGAGGGCCTCGCGCACGTCGGCGGGTACGTGCTGGTCAACGACGTGACCGAGCGCGCGTTCCAGAACGAGCGCGGCGGCACCTGGGACAAGGGCAAGAACTGCGAGACGTTCACCCCGCTCGGCCCCTGGCTGGTCACCGCGGACGAGGTCCCGGACCCGCAGGTGCTGGACGTCAAGCTGTGGGTCAACGGTGAGCTCAAGCAGGACGGCAACACGTCCGACCAGATCTTCCCGGTCGGCGAGGTCGTGCGGTACGTGAGCCAGTTCATGACCCTGTACCCGGGCGACGTCATCGTCACCGGCACCCCGGCCGGCGTGGCCGCGGGCCAGCCGGAGCCGAAGCCGTTCCTGCGGGCGGGCGACGTGGTCGAGGTGGAGATCGACGGGCTCGGCCGCCAGCGCCAGGAGTTCAAGGACGTGTAGTCCGCCGGTCCGCGCCCCGCGCGGATCGAGGGGGAGGGGTGGTGCCGTCGTCGACGGCGCCACCCCTTTCCCGTTTCCCCTTCAGCCCTGCGGCCGGGGCCCGGCCGCTCAGACCTCCACCGTGCGTCCGTCCTCGGACGACCTGCGGGCCGCCTCCAGTACGTCCAGGCAGTGCGCCGCCTCCGAGGCCGTGACGGGGGCCGGGCCGCCGTCGTGCAGGGCCGCAGCCACGGCCGCGTAGTACGCCGGGTAGTCGCCCGGTGCCGTCCGTACCGGCGTGCCCCCGCCGGTCAGCGGCGATTCCCCGGAGCCCAGCCGGCCCCACAGGTGCTCGGGCTCCTCGCCCCAGGTCCGCTCGGGGTCGCCGGGGCGCAGGCCCTCGCGCAGTGCCCCTTCCTGCGGGTCCAGGCCGTACTTGACGTAGCCCGCGCGGGAGCCCAGTACGCGGAAGCGCGGGCCCAGCTGGGCCGTGGTCGCGCTGACGTAGAGGTGGGAGCGGACACCGCTCGCGTGGGTGAGGGCGATGAAGGTGTCGTCGTCCGCCTCGGCGCCCGGGCGGCGCACGTCGGTCTCCGCGTAGACCCGTACGGCAGGACCGAACAGCACCAGCGCCTGGTCCACCACGTGGCTGCCGAGGTCGTACAGCAGCCCGCCGATCTCCTCGGGGGCGCCGGACTCCCGCCAGCCGCCCTTGAGTTGCGGACGCCAGCGCTCGAAGCGGGACTCGAAGCGCTGCACCTCGCCCAGCTCGCCGTCGTCGAGGAGGCGGCGCAGGGTGAGGAAGTCGTTGTCCCAGCGGCGGTTCTGGAAGACCGAGAGGAAGGTCCCGGTCCGCTCGGCGAGCGCGGCCAGCTCGCGGGCCTCGGCGGCGGTGGCGGCGAGCGGCTTGTCCACGACCACCGGGATGCCGGCCGTGAGGGCGGCCGTGGCGAGCGGGACGTGCGTCTTGTTCGGGGAGGCGATGACGATCAGGTCGGGGGCGGGGCTCTGGGCGAGCAGCTCGGCGGCGGTGGCGGCGATCCGGACGTCCGGGTAGGCCTCGCGGGCCTGGGCGGCGCGGCCCGGGTCGGAGGTGACGACGGTGTCGAGGACCAGTCCCTCGGTCGCGGAGACGAGCGGGGCGTGGAAGACGGAACCGGCCAGGCCGTAGCCGACGAGTCCGACGCGGAGGGGTGAGGAGGGGATGGGGGAGGGGGCGGTGGCGTTCATGGTCCTACTTTGGCAACAGTGTTGCTTAAGTGCAAGGAGGGTGGACAATGGGCAGGTGGACAGCAGGGGTGGCAGGGGCGGTACGGGTGGCATGGGCGGCGGCGTGAATCTTCCGGTGCTGCGCGGGCACAACGACGCGCTCGTACTGGACCTCCTGCGCGGAGCCGGCCCCGCCGGCCTCGGCCGCGGTGACCTCGCCGCGCGTACGGGTCTCACACCGCAGGCGGTCAGCAAGATCGCGGCGCGGCTCCGGGACGAGGGGCTGGTGGCCGACGCCGGACGCGAGGCGTCCACGGGCGGCAAGCCGCGCACGCTGCTGCGGCTGGTGCCGGAGGCGCGGTACGCGGTCGGGCTGCACCTGGACCGCGACGAGCTCACGGCGGTACGGGTCGACCTGGCGGGCCGCGTCGTCGCCGAGGGGCGCGTTCCGCTGGACTTCGGGGCCGGTCCGGAGGTGGTGGTCGAGGAGGCCGTACGGGCGGTCGCGCGGGTGTGCGGTGACCGGCCGCTCCTCGGCGTCGGCGTGGCCGCGCCGGGGCCGTTGGACTGGCGGACCGGGGTGCTGGGGCGGGTGACGGGGTTCCCGGAATGGGAGGGGTTCCCGTTGCGGGAGGTGTTGGAGGGGCGGTTGGGGGTTCCCGTGCGGGTGGACAAGGACACCAATGCGGGGGTCGCGGCGGGGGCGGGCTTCGGCGGGGCGGGCTCCGGTGGGGCCGCCTTCGGGGAGGCCGCTTACGGAGGGGCCGCTTTCGGAGGGGCCGCTTTCGGGGAGGCCGTGGCGTACGTGCACGTCGGCACCGGACTGGGGGCGGGGCTCCGGCTGGCCGGCAGCGGAGAGGTCTACCGGGGGCGGCGCTCGGCGGCGGGGGAGTTCGGGCACCAGGTGCTGCAGCTGGACGGGCCGGCCTGCCGGTGCGGGGGGCGCGGGTGCGCGGAGGTGCTGTGCCTCGACGCGGTGGCGGGGGGCCGGCTGGAGGAAGCGGCGCGGATCGTGGGGGAGGCGGCGGCGAACCTGGTCGCGCTGCTGGATGTGGACCGGGTGGTGCTCGGGGGGCGGGTGGTGGCGGCTGCGCCGGGGGTGTTCCTGGCGGGCGTGCGGGAGGTTTTGGGGGCTCGGGCGTTTGTGGGGGGTGCGGTGGGGGTTGGGCTTGCGGAGGGGGGTGTCGCGGAGGGGGCGGCGGAGCTGGTGCTCGGCCCGTTGTTCGGGCGCGGGGCGTAGGCGGCCCGGCCCCTTGGCCCCGGCCCGGCCCGGCGCTTGGCCCCGGCCCGGCCCTCGGCCCCGGGGCCGGGCCCCGACCCCCGGCCCCTGATCTCCGGTCCTTGGCCCCGGGCTCGTGTGTGGCTTGTGCGCGCCGGTGGGCTGGCCGCCCGGGCTGGGGGAGGGGTGCGTGTGGGATGGCCCTGCGGGGCGGAGTCCCCTACCCGCCCTTCGCCCGTTCCCCGGGCTCTGCCCGGACCCCGGTCCTCAAGCGCCGGACGGGCTGAGGGGGTGCCGGGCTGCGCCCGGACCCCCTGGGGCTCCGCCCCGGACCCTGGTCCCTCAAGCGCCGGACGGGCTGGAGGGGCCCCGGGCTGCGCCCGGACCCCCTGGGGCTCCGCCCCGGACCCTGGTCCCTCAAGCGCCAGACAGGCTGGAGGGGCCCCGGGCTGCGCCCGGAGCTCCTGGGGCTCCGCCCCGGACCCTGGTCCCTCGAGCGCCGGACGGGCTGAGGGGGTGCCGGGCTGCGCCCGGACCCCCTGGGGCTCCGCCCCAGACCCCGGTCCTCAAACGCCGGACGGCTGAAGCGGCCTGGCGCCCGGTTCGCGCGTGCCGGACGGCTGAAGTGGCCTGGCGCCCGGTTCTTGCGTGCCGGACGGCTGAAGTGGCCCCGCGCCCGGTTCTTGCGTGCCGGACGGCTGAGGTGGCCCCGCGCCCGGCCCCCGCGCCCCGGACGGTTCTCGTGTGCCGGGACGCGAGGCGGGTGCTTCCGGTTGGTGTCCGCCGAATGGGGGGAAATGGGGAGATGTTGGGCGTGGTGCTGG is a window encoding:
- a CDS encoding ROK family transcriptional regulator, which gives rise to MGGGVNLPVLRGHNDALVLDLLRGAGPAGLGRGDLAARTGLTPQAVSKIAARLRDEGLVADAGREASTGGKPRTLLRLVPEARYAVGLHLDRDELTAVRVDLAGRVVAEGRVPLDFGAGPEVVVEEAVRAVARVCGDRPLLGVGVAAPGPLDWRTGVLGRVTGFPEWEGFPLREVLEGRLGVPVRVDKDTNAGVAAGAGFGGAGSGGAAFGEAAYGGAAFGGAAFGEAVAYVHVGTGLGAGLRLAGSGEVYRGRRSAAGEFGHQVLQLDGPACRCGGRGCAEVLCLDAVAGGRLEEAARIVGEAAANLVALLDVDRVVLGGRVVAAAPGVFLAGVREVLGARAFVGGAVGVGLAEGGVAEGAAELVLGPLFGRGA